The following proteins are co-located in the Candidatus Thermoplasmatota archaeon genome:
- a CDS encoding transcriptional regulator — MTFELTVVSNTPMTAVNDLETVSIAFLYNVGYLPKGYDPKTNVESVKQSVPYKLFLNCFLKRPEKAWSIEELVTVLRTSRPTVYRHLNKLKSYDLLEEVSLKATEDSNTKKGYRIRYGNLAKAWNFSEAHVKVAMEGYRKTVDHLQELANKEIARQTAATAPPENGEAPREEAEPVPMARVRRGA; from the coding sequence ATGACCTTCGAACTGACCGTGGTCTCGAACACGCCCATGACGGCCGTCAACGACCTCGAGACGGTCTCGATCGCCTTCCTGTACAACGTGGGCTACCTGCCCAAGGGATACGATCCAAAGACAAACGTCGAGAGCGTGAAGCAGAGCGTCCCCTACAAGCTCTTCCTCAATTGCTTCCTCAAGCGCCCGGAGAAGGCGTGGTCCATCGAGGAGCTCGTGACCGTCCTTCGCACCTCGCGCCCGACCGTGTACCGGCACCTCAACAAACTCAAGAGCTACGACCTTCTCGAGGAAGTGAGCCTCAAGGCCACGGAGGACTCGAACACGAAGAAGGGGTACCGCATCCGCTACGGAAATCTGGCCAAGGCCTGGAACTTCTCCGAGGCGCACGTGAAGGTCGCCATGGAAGGGTACCGCAAGACGGTGGACCACCTGCAGGAGCTCGCGAACAAGGAGATCGCGCGCCAGACGGCCGCGACGGCCCCCCCGGAGAACGGCGAAGCGCCCCGCGAGGAAGCCGAGCCCGTTCCCATGGCTCGCGTTCGGCGGGGCGCTTGA
- the pdxT gene encoding pyridoxal 5'-phosphate synthase glutaminase subunit PdxT: protein MTNRAKPRFDLRLGVLAVQGDVSEHERALSSALLAEGLRGSVAPVRTPADLDLVDGLAMPGGESTAISRLLVASGLHDRLVARARDEGLPLLATCAGLILAAKEGDRQVSDTRTRLLGLLDLAVDRNAFGRQRESFEASVDLAGLGSVPAAFIRAPAIVRTWGACEPWGLLGKTIVAARQGNVLGLCFHPELTGDLRVHRHFVQTCARWKRA, encoded by the coding sequence GTGACGAACCGCGCGAAGCCCCGCTTCGACCTGAGGCTTGGCGTGCTCGCCGTGCAGGGCGACGTCTCCGAGCACGAGCGCGCGCTCTCCTCCGCCCTCCTGGCCGAGGGCCTCCGCGGGTCCGTCGCTCCGGTCCGGACGCCCGCCGATCTCGACCTCGTGGACGGCCTGGCCATGCCCGGCGGCGAGAGCACGGCCATCTCGCGCCTGCTTGTCGCCTCCGGGCTCCACGACCGCCTCGTCGCCCGCGCCCGCGACGAGGGCCTCCCCCTCCTTGCCACGTGCGCGGGGCTCATCCTCGCCGCCAAGGAAGGCGACCGCCAGGTCTCCGACACGCGAACGCGCCTCCTTGGCCTTCTGGACCTCGCCGTCGACCGCAACGCCTTCGGGCGGCAGCGGGAGAGCTTCGAGGCGAGCGTGGACCTCGCCGGATTGGGTTCGGTTCCGGCGGCGTTCATTCGGGCGCCGGCCATCGTCCGCACGTGGGGCGCCTGCGAGCCGTGGGGCCTGCTGGGCAAGACGATCGTGGCCGCGCGGCAGGGAAACGTCCTTGGCTTGTGCTTCCACCCCGAGCTCACGGGCGACCTTCGCGTGCACCGGCACTTCGTCCAGACGTGCGCCCGGTGGAAGCGCGCCTGA
- a CDS encoding VOC family protein, translated as MATTLNVVLNVTNVGRSERFYRKLGFETARRTEGGVEYVEASLGGAVVSLFPKDSPWADEEVRDWLSGPLGAGVVLYFETPEVERVWRAAKKARARIELALDTEQGERAFMMDDPDGYVLFFGEPEAKARTKAPRKRRAGAPARRAAASARR; from the coding sequence ATGGCCACGACCCTCAACGTGGTGCTCAACGTGACAAACGTTGGCCGAAGCGAGCGCTTCTACCGGAAGCTGGGTTTCGAGACGGCCCGACGCACGGAGGGCGGCGTCGAGTACGTCGAGGCGAGCCTGGGCGGCGCGGTCGTGAGCCTCTTCCCCAAGGACAGCCCGTGGGCCGACGAGGAGGTGCGCGACTGGCTGTCGGGCCCCTTGGGCGCCGGCGTCGTCCTCTACTTCGAGACGCCCGAAGTGGAGCGCGTCTGGCGCGCGGCGAAGAAAGCCCGCGCCCGCATCGAGCTTGCGCTCGACACCGAGCAGGGCGAGCGCGCCTTCATGATGGACGATCCGGACGGCTACGTTCTCTTCTTCGGGGAGCCGGAGGCAAAAGCGCGCACGAAGGCCCCGCGGAAACGCCGGGCAGGGGCGCCGGCGCGACGCGCCGCCGCCTCCGCCCGCCGCTAG
- the leuS gene encoding leucine--tRNA ligase yields the protein MAEFDAIEERWQRAWQERRAYEPSVDPARPKFFATYPYSYMNAYAHVGHAFTMARVDFAVRHQRMKGKNVLFPFAYHLTGTPIVAAANRVREGEQTQWRMLREQGFSDEEVAKFAQPWRFAEVFPPEWRKDVSRLGLGIDWRRQFFTTDRNPWYDRFIRWQFTKLAEGGYVGKGRHPVIWCPKDRQPIADHDRREGEGETPQEYVLVKLRLTAPAAGLPAGTVLPAATLRPETMFAQTNAWVDPDMDYAVLDVAGETWVASPTCAQKLPHQLDRVTEKGRVAGRALVGARVHAPAREEAVLVLPASFLKPHKGTGIVTSVPSDAPFDFAALSDLQRDERAMAEFGLDAASVRALSPIPVIDSGEAGTLPAPAEVKRLGVQGQRDVELLEKATETVYQAGFYNGRMLERAGEFAGLPVAQAKAKVAQWLLSRGDAERYFEPTGPVVCRCLSEGIVKIVSDQWFLTYGDPAWKEKTHEALDRMTIHPEVARKQFHYVVDWLRDWACARDSGLGTRLPMDESRVVESLSDSTIYMAYYTFAHLLDASVAEPAFAVDPKDLTDAFFGFVLLGRGNPANAARGTVTREVAEACRREFAYWYPFDLRNSGKDLLQNHLTFAVFNHVAIWPDEPERWPRGMGVNGWVMVDGQKMSKSAGNFVTLRQALDQYGASAVRMALANAGEGLDDASFERDFAATIGRRLAAWLDVYANPPPASDRAPTRADRAFASALHRILADLDAEMEKLNFRTALKLAFFDLASAWSWYVRRSAQDPSRALRDVFLSAQARALSPFVPHLAEEAWSRLGNAGSVIEAPWPVADPAARDEEAERAESYLREVLDDVRAILKVTGLSPSRVVLYVAEPWKRSALSLAVLHPGKGGLDVGAFMKAAQQDPELRARMKELPALAQKLGKEMASGGAAALAGRAKPLPELEILREALPFLSAEIPATWEVHAAGEGPDPAGKAKQAMPGRPAIYVQ from the coding sequence ATGGCCGAGTTCGACGCGATCGAGGAACGCTGGCAGCGCGCGTGGCAGGAACGCCGCGCGTACGAGCCTTCCGTCGATCCGGCGCGGCCCAAGTTCTTCGCCACCTACCCGTACTCGTACATGAACGCGTACGCGCACGTCGGTCACGCCTTCACGATGGCGCGCGTGGACTTCGCCGTGCGCCACCAGCGCATGAAGGGCAAGAACGTGCTCTTCCCGTTCGCCTACCACCTCACGGGCACGCCCATCGTGGCGGCGGCCAACCGCGTGCGCGAGGGCGAGCAGACCCAGTGGCGCATGTTGCGCGAGCAGGGGTTCTCCGACGAGGAGGTCGCGAAGTTCGCGCAGCCGTGGCGCTTTGCGGAGGTGTTCCCGCCCGAGTGGCGGAAGGACGTCTCGCGTCTGGGGCTTGGGATCGACTGGCGCCGCCAGTTCTTCACGACGGACCGGAATCCCTGGTACGACCGGTTCATCCGGTGGCAGTTCACGAAGCTCGCCGAGGGCGGCTACGTGGGGAAGGGCCGCCACCCCGTGATCTGGTGCCCCAAGGACCGCCAGCCCATCGCCGACCACGACCGGCGCGAGGGCGAGGGCGAAACGCCCCAGGAGTACGTGCTCGTGAAGCTGCGCCTGACCGCGCCGGCTGCGGGCCTTCCGGCGGGCACCGTGCTCCCGGCCGCCACGTTGCGGCCCGAGACCATGTTCGCGCAGACGAACGCGTGGGTCGACCCCGACATGGACTACGCGGTCCTCGACGTGGCGGGCGAAACGTGGGTCGCAAGCCCCACGTGCGCGCAGAAGCTCCCTCATCAGCTCGATCGCGTGACGGAGAAGGGCCGCGTCGCGGGCCGCGCGCTCGTCGGCGCGCGCGTCCATGCGCCCGCCCGCGAGGAAGCGGTGCTCGTGCTTCCGGCCTCCTTCCTCAAGCCCCACAAGGGAACCGGGATCGTCACGAGCGTCCCCTCGGACGCGCCGTTCGACTTCGCGGCGCTTTCCGACCTCCAGCGCGACGAACGCGCGATGGCAGAGTTCGGCCTCGACGCCGCCTCCGTCCGCGCTCTTTCGCCCATCCCGGTCATCGACTCGGGCGAAGCGGGAACGCTTCCCGCGCCCGCCGAAGTCAAGCGCCTTGGCGTGCAAGGCCAGCGCGACGTGGAGCTTCTCGAGAAGGCGACGGAGACCGTGTACCAGGCGGGCTTCTACAACGGCCGCATGCTCGAGCGCGCCGGCGAGTTCGCGGGGCTTCCCGTCGCGCAGGCCAAGGCGAAGGTGGCGCAGTGGCTCCTCTCCCGCGGCGACGCGGAGCGCTACTTCGAGCCCACGGGCCCCGTCGTGTGCCGCTGCCTTTCGGAGGGCATCGTGAAGATCGTTTCGGACCAGTGGTTCCTCACGTACGGCGATCCGGCGTGGAAGGAGAAGACGCACGAGGCGCTGGACCGCATGACGATCCACCCCGAGGTCGCGCGAAAGCAGTTCCACTACGTGGTCGACTGGCTGCGCGACTGGGCCTGCGCGCGCGACTCCGGCCTTGGCACGCGTCTTCCCATGGACGAGTCGCGCGTCGTGGAGTCGCTCTCCGACTCCACGATCTACATGGCCTACTACACGTTCGCGCACCTTCTCGACGCAAGCGTCGCCGAGCCCGCCTTCGCCGTCGACCCGAAGGATCTCACGGACGCCTTCTTCGGCTTCGTGCTCTTGGGCCGCGGAAACCCCGCGAACGCGGCGCGCGGCACGGTCACCCGCGAGGTCGCGGAGGCGTGCCGCCGCGAGTTCGCCTACTGGTACCCGTTTGACCTTCGCAACAGCGGCAAGGACCTTCTGCAGAACCACCTGACCTTCGCCGTCTTCAACCACGTGGCCATCTGGCCCGACGAGCCCGAGCGCTGGCCCCGCGGCATGGGCGTGAACGGCTGGGTCATGGTGGACGGGCAGAAGATGAGCAAGAGCGCCGGCAATTTCGTCACGCTGCGCCAGGCGCTCGACCAGTACGGCGCAAGCGCCGTGCGGATGGCGCTTGCCAACGCCGGCGAGGGGCTCGACGACGCGAGCTTCGAGCGCGACTTTGCCGCCACGATCGGCCGGCGCCTTGCGGCGTGGCTCGACGTCTACGCGAACCCCCCGCCCGCCTCCGACCGGGCGCCCACGCGCGCCGACCGCGCCTTCGCCAGCGCCCTTCACCGGATCCTCGCGGACCTCGACGCCGAGATGGAGAAGCTCAACTTCCGCACCGCGCTCAAGCTTGCGTTCTTCGATCTTGCGTCGGCTTGGTCGTGGTACGTGCGCCGCAGCGCGCAGGACCCCTCGCGCGCGCTGCGCGACGTGTTCCTCTCCGCGCAGGCGCGCGCCCTTTCGCCCTTCGTCCCGCACCTTGCCGAGGAGGCGTGGAGCCGCCTGGGCAACGCAGGCAGCGTGATCGAGGCGCCCTGGCCGGTCGCCGATCCGGCGGCGCGCGACGAGGAGGCCGAGCGCGCGGAGTCGTACCTCCGCGAGGTTCTCGACGACGTTCGCGCCATCCTCAAGGTCACGGGACTCTCGCCCTCCCGCGTCGTGCTGTACGTGGCCGAGCCGTGGAAGCGATCGGCCCTCTCGCTTGCGGTTCTACATCCCGGAAAGGGCGGCCTCGACGTGGGTGCGTTCATGAAGGCCGCGCAGCAGGACCCCGAGCTTCGCGCGCGCATGAAGGAGTTGCCCGCGCTTGCCCAAAAGCTCGGAAAGGAGATGGCCTCCGGCGGCGCAGCCGCGCTTGCCGGACGCGCAAAGCCGCTGCCCGAGCTCGAGATCCTGCGCGAGGCGCTTCCATTCCTGTCCGCCGAGATCCCCGCGACGTGGGAGGTGCATGCCGCCGGCGAGGGCCCCGACCCGGCGGGCAAGGCCAAGCAGGCCATGCCGGGACGACCGGCGATCTACGTGCAGTAG